The nucleotide sequence AACGATTCGTCTCGTCCGAATATGCTAGGAAGCATGTCACGGACAGCATCCGTCGGATCGATCGTAACCTGTGCTCCGCCGCGGGCGAAACCCAGATAAAGCATCCAGGTGCGAAGCCCGTTCCAGCGCGTGTCGTTCTGCAGCATGCGCTTGGCGTCATCAGCAACTTGCGTGCTCTCGAGCGTAGCAACCCTTTGGTGAGAACTCGTGTCCAGCGCGTAGACGTCTTGTGCCAAAATCCAGGAAAGGCCACGACTGAAATCCGCGCTCCTATTTTCTTCGGCCTCCCAGAAGCGAGCGTTGTTGTCGGGCGCAAGAGCTATTTCGCGCGCGACTTTTGGAAGCCGCGCCTCTGCGATATCGGCGTTCCTGCCGAGCAACGATCGATACGGTTCACGTAGCGCAATGACGCCGTCGTCGACAGCAAACAGCCCAAGTTCGGTCCACCTCGTTAGCGACTGGCTTAGGTGCTTGGGATCCACCCCATCCAGTTCGGCCCCGCACGCATTGAGGAGCTCGCTTCGAGATTTGGGGCCGAGTCGCACCAGCGCGCGCGTCAGAACAATCAAGACGTTGAACAGTCCGTCGCTCGGCATATTAAGTATGCTCACGTTCGCGCCCCTAGCTTGAATTGGTCCAAAGAAATGACATTGGTGCCGGTCTCAGCAAGTTTGCGACTGGCGTGTAAGGGATCTGGCGTAGACGCGGGCGCCAATATGACATGCAATGGCCGATCA is from Bradyrhizobium xenonodulans and encodes:
- the dpdG gene encoding protein DpdG, which encodes MPSDGLFNVLIVLTRALVRLGPKSRSELLNACGAELDGVDPKHLSQSLTRWTELGLFAVDDGVIALREPYRSLLGRNADIAEARLPKVAREIALAPDNNARFWEAEENRSADFSRGLSWILAQDVYALDTSSHQRVATLESTQVADDAKRMLQNDTRWNGLRTWMLYLGFARGGAQVTIDPTDAVRDMLPSIFGRDESLPAPIFVERAATALPVLDGGAYRLKIEEVLKDSNWTRPSEGHLSTAFSRAIQRLDREGLIAAEKKSDSEEGIMLTGVDQRPWRGMTHIRRIQAKKGK